The Nicotiana tomentosiformis chromosome 9, ASM39032v3, whole genome shotgun sequence genome contains the following window.
GTAGTAAATTCAATCTTATTATTCAATGGCATCAAGCCAAAAAAAAGATCCAGCTTAGGCGTATGGAGTTGCAATTGGCAGTAGCACAAAAGCGCAATGTATCTTTTGTCAAAATATATATAACGGTGGAATACATCGTCACAAGAGACATCTAATTGGTGGTTTTAGAGATGTCAAAGAATGTTCACAGGTTCCGGATTCTGTTAAGGATGAAATTAGAGAGTATGTTGCgaaaaaaaatgagataaaaaaTCCAATGAGCCATGGAGCATCTATGATTAATCTTTTTGACGAAGATAGTCAAATGGATGAGGATGACCTTGAAGTCAATGATATATCAATGAGGCCACCTCCCTCAAAATCTCAAAGAAAGAATTCAACAAGTGGAAGTGGATCATCCACCGGTAGCAATGTGAAAGGTCCTCTTAATCTTTATTTCTCGCAAAAACCAAATGAAAAGAGAAAAGGTGAAGATGTTGACTTAAATTCTTGTAGGAAGAGTTTAAGGGAGCGCGCTGTAGATACTTTTGCTAGGTGGATGTATGATGCGGGGCTCCCTTTTAATTGTGTAAATTACACCGATAGTTTGGTGAATTCATTAAGGTTGTAGGCCAATATGGCCCAGGAATGAAGCCCCTACCTATCACGAAGTAAGAGTTCCTTGTCTAAAAAAGGAGGTGGAGAAGACAAACAAGATTGTCGAGGAGCATAAGGTGCAATGGAAAACTTATGGTTGTtccattatgatggataaatggacAACAAAAAATGGAAAAATGTTCATTAATGTTTTGGTGATTTCTCCGAGAGGTAGATTGTTTCTTGAATCTTATGATGCTAGTGACTCTTCAACCGATTCCAATAAAATGTACAACTTGTTTGAGAAGACAATATTGAAAGTTGGAAAGGAAAATGTTGTTCAAGTTGTTACCGATAACGCAAGTGAGAATAAAAAAGCGGGTGacatgttgaaaggagttttCCCGAATATTTTTTGGACTCCTTGTGCTGCACATTGTATCAAATTGATGTTTGGCGACATTTTCAAGTTAGCCCCATATTCTACAGGTGAACAAGTGGTTCTAATTTTCTATTTTAACCTTCATGTTAATTGTTTATACTTATTCACTATGAAATTTGATTTCCTACAGTTTTTGCTAAGGCGGTCAAGATACATTCTTACATTAGTCAGAGGCCGTTGTTGTTGAACATGATGAGGAGATACACAAACCAAAGAAATTTGGTAAAATCGGCTAAGACAAGATTCGCAACAGCTATCATGACTTTGCATAGTTTTTACTTGCAAAAGAAAAATTTGCGAACCTTGTTCATGTCAATTGAATGGAGTGAGGGTATCTATGCAAAGGAAGCTCTTGGGAAAGAAGTTGCGAGACATATTGTTGGTCCATATTTTTGGAATGACACTGTTCAAGCACTTAAAGTTGGTAATCCTTTGGTTATTGTACTTCGTTTGGTGGATGGGGAGAGAAAACCACCAATGAGATACATTTATGAAGCCATGGATATGGCTAAAGAAGTTATTGAGAAGGCATTTGTTCATGATAAGAGGAAATATGGGAAAGTTTTTGAAATCATTGATGAAAGGTGGACGGTTCAGCTTCATCAACCTTTACATGCAGCGGGGCATATTTTGAACCCCGGATTCTTTTATACAAATAACGAGAACAAGACTTTAGATAAAGCAGTGTGGAAGGGGCATCATGCATGTGTTGCGAGGTTGGTGCCAGATGAAGCGATGCAAGACAAAATAGGGGAAGAACTTGGGTGTGTATATGCAAGCCGATGGAATACTTGGATTAGCTTCGGCCATTAGAGCCAGAACCAAATTGGCACCAGGTGAGCAAGTTGTTTCAATTGTTTTTACTCTTTAGAGCTTTAACTTTTAAGTTATTAACTTCTAAAATAATATCTTTACAGTTGAATGGTGGATGCAATTTGGTTATGAAGTTCCAAACTTGCAACAATTTGCTATTAGAGTTCAAAGCTTAACTTGTAGCTCATCCGGATGCGAGAGAAATTGGAGTGTTTATGAACATGTGAGAAGCTATATTACATTATTACTAAATCAAAGTATATCTCAATTGTCCTAAGTACTCCTCTTAATTACTTTCTACAACCTATATGCAGATTCATACTAAGAAGAGGAATAGGCTTGAGCTAAAGAAACTCAATGATCTCGTGTTCGTTAAATATAATAGAACATTGGCTTGTCGTTACAAAGCTCGCAATATCATTGATCCAATTTTATTGGATAACATTGATGAAGCAAATGAATGGTTAACCGGAGCCCCCCCAAAATCATGAAGATGAAGAAGTATATGAAGGAGAAGGCCTTACTTTTGGTCATGTTGCTATGGCAAGTGGAGTTGAGGAGAATGTTTATGGTTTTAGGGGAAGTACTTTAAGGAGCAAAGAAAGAGTTTCTACAAGTTCAAGTAGAACCCTAATTGATGAAGCCTccgatgaagaagaagatgaccACCAATATAATAACTCGAACATGATGACACTTCAAGAGTTTGGAGATCTTGTTGAAGAATAGGATGTTGCCCCTTTTTTCGGGCATCTTTGTtgtcctaaaaatgacattaaataacccaGTGAGCCACTCCAAACCCGCCCTACCCacgctcttccaaaattccacgGGATCTCGTCAGGGCCGTCGCTCTCcccctgctcatcttacacaTAGCCCTCTCAACCTCCTCAGCGCTTATActcctacaatacccaaagtcccGACGACACTCAGAGTGTTCTAAGTTGCCTAGCTCAATGTTCCTATCCCCCCTCTTAGTTCAAGAGTTTATGGAAGTAAGCCTGCCATCTATGGCGAATCAGTGTCTCGTCCAACAAAACTCTGTCAtcctcgtccttgatgcacttcacttggtccaggtCACGGGCATTCCTTTCTCGCACCTTGGCTAACCTGTACAACTTCTTATCCCCTCCTCTGCCTCCGAGTTCTTCATACAAGCGTTCAAATGCAGCGGTCTTGGCCGCAGTAACTGCTAACTTCACTTAAAGCCATCCTATACCGCTCCTTATTCGTCCTCTTCGCCTCCTCGTCCACGCTCTCCAGAAGCTTCAGATATGCCACTTCCTCTATAAATCCTTTATAACCCAAACTAGATGCTATGACCAAATAAACAATTAACTATAACAACCTT
Protein-coding sequences here:
- the LOC138899465 gene encoding uncharacterized protein — protein: MMDKWTTKNGKMFINVLVISPRGRLFLESYDASDSSTDSNKMYNLFEKTILKVGKENVVQVVTDNASENKKAGDMLKGVFPNIFWTPCAAHCIKLMFGDIFKLAPYSTVFAKAVKIHSYISQRPLLLNMMRRYTNQRNLVKSAKTRFATAIMTLHSFYLQKKNLRTLFMSIEWSEGIYAKEALGKEVARHIVGPYFWNDTVQALKVGNPLVIVLRLVDGERKPPMRYIYEAMDMAKEVIEKAFVHDKRKYGKVFEIIDERWTVQLHQPLHAAGHILNPGFFYTNNENKTLDKAVWKGHHACVARLVPDEAMQDKIGEELGCVYASRWNTWISFGH